The DNA segment GACTAATTTTTGTTTGCCCTGCTTGCCCAATGAAATCTTTTTTATTTCATCGGGGTGAAATGCTTTTATCTTTTTTATTTATCCCGTGAAATGATTTTATCTTTTTTATTTCACTGGGATTTCACTGTGGGGATGAGTTGTAAAAAACATAAAAGCATTCTGCGAGGCTGGTGTTGTCCCCCTTCTTTTTGAAGAGAAGGGGTTAGGGGATGAGTTGTAAACAACAAAAAGTCCTCGAGGATGACATCTATTGTAGCGAATAGAAGCCGGAAAGAATCTCCCCGAAGAGCATAAAAAAACCCACAACACGAGAGGACTTGTGTTCCAATTTATCACTTTATCACTTTTTACTTTTTCCTTTGATCTTTGCTCTTTAGTCTTTAATCTTTTTTCGTGTATTTCGTGGTTAATCTTTCCCCCAACACCCGCCGTGTCATTCTGACAAACGAAGTGAGGAAGAATCTCCCAGAAATCCACAACGGATCAACAAAATTAACTGTTTTATTGACAGAATCAGCCGGCTTTATAGTTTTGAAAAACTATCTTAAAGCAACTAATAAATACGAGAAAAAAAGAATTTTTCTTTTTTTAATCGGATTGTTGGTTGCAAAAAATATATAAGGAAAAACTCATGAAAAAAAGTATTAAACTCACCCTTTGGTTTGCCGGACTTTCCACCTTTTTTTATTGGTGCTATTGGATTTATCGGGTTCTGAAAGCAGAAAAGGAACTGACAAAAACTGCTCCGAAATATATCGAAAATATCTTTGGAGAAAAACCGGCATTTTTTTGGAACCTTGCCGTAAACCTTCCGAAAGTTATTGTAATATCACTCACTCTAAAAAAATGTTCCAAAAAAATAATGGAAAAACAATCCGAAGTAGAATCTGTAATCAATGACTATATCAAGGAATATTATCCACTGCTTCGGAAGGCTAATGTGAAGATAAAATTTGAGGAAAATGAATATGAATAATTTCTCCTCATGAAAAAAATATTGTTTGAATCCTTTTTTGTCGGACTCATATTCCTTTTTTCCCACACCTTATTTGCTGGGAATTCTCCGAATCTGTATCGTTTCGAACTGAACAATAAATACGGGTTCGTAAACAAGACAGGAGAGATTGTAATAGCTCCAAATTACGATCACGTGGGTGAATTCTCTGAGGGATTATCCGCAGTAACACTCTCCAATCGTTACGGATTCATTGATAAAAGTGGCAAAATCGTTTTCATCGTCAATAGCAATTATTCATCCCCACAATTTTCTAATGAATTGGCAGTTATAAAAATCGGTGATAAATTCGGTTATATTGATCAGAAAGGAAGAATTCGCCTAAAACCGATTTATGATGATGCAAGGGATTTTTATGACAATTTTGCAGCTGTAAAAGTGGATGACAAATGGGGTTACATAGATCAATCGGGTTCTTTTATCATAATACCGAAATATGAGGATGCTCAACGTTTTTCCGAAGGGATGGCGGCTGTAAAAATTGATGGCAAATTCGGTTTTATCAATACCCAAGGAATGGAAATCATCTCTCTGAATTACACGGAAGTTTTCCCGTTTTCAGAGGGAATTGCTCGTGTAAGACACCTGAATCAATATGGTTTTATAGATAAATCCGGAGCAGTGATTGTGGAACCGGTTTTCGATCATGCCGGAAATTTTTCACAAGGTTTAGCTTATATTTCCATAAACGGAAAATGGGGGTTTATCAACCGATTCGGAGAAAGAATCATCCCACTGAAATATGAAAAAGCAAGCGACTTCAATGGGAATTTGGCAGCAGTCAAACAAAATTCAAAATTCGGATTCATCAACAAAACCGGTAAATTTATCATCACTCCAAAGTTCGATAGTGCGGATAATTTTTCCGAAGGACTTGCCCAAGTTTATGTAAATGATATTTACGGATTTATTGATAAAAAAGGCAGCGTTCTGTTCACAATTCCCTCGGCAACAGATGCGGGACATTTCCATGACGGAATGGCAAAAATTAGAATCGGAAAGAAATATGGATTTATTGATAAAAGCGGAAAGATGGTAATCACACCTCAATTTGATAGAGCATACGACTTTTCGGACGATCTGGCTTATGTAGGAATTAAAGACGGGGTTGGTTATATTTCCGAAAAGGGAATATTCGAGATCAATCCTGTTTTCCGGCAGGGGAGGGAATTTTCCGAAGGACTTGCCTCTG comes from the Candidatus Cloacimonadota bacterium genome and includes:
- a CDS encoding WG repeat-containing protein — its product is MKKILFESFFVGLIFLFSHTLFAGNSPNLYRFELNNKYGFVNKTGEIVIAPNYDHVGEFSEGLSAVTLSNRYGFIDKSGKIVFIVNSNYSSPQFSNELAVIKIGDKFGYIDQKGRIRLKPIYDDARDFYDNFAAVKVDDKWGYIDQSGSFIIIPKYEDAQRFSEGMAAVKIDGKFGFINTQGMEIISLNYTEVFPFSEGIARVRHLNQYGFIDKSGAVIVEPVFDHAGNFSQGLAYISINGKWGFINRFGERIIPLKYEKASDFNGNLAAVKQNSKFGFINKTGKFIITPKFDSADNFSEGLAQVYVNDIYGFIDKKGSVLFTIPSATDAGHFHDGMAKIRIGKKYGFIDKSGKMVITPQFDRAYDFSDDLAYVGIKDGVGYISEKGIFEINPVFRQGREFSEGLASVFNGEKFGFIGHDGRFIIEPAFDYAGNFSCNLARVQIDDKWGFVDHKGKLRIAAGFDDVMDFSEELAAVQINEKCGFIDTTGNLVIPIVWDEAKNFSDGLAMVSKQTKGTYFINKKGEIVLVSYYNEMLGFSDGLAAFMDENHQCGYINKSNDIVIPPQFYGADSFSEGLAVVQVLGKYGYISTSGDIVIKPIFLQALRFQNGIAHVRTEDGWGLINKSGNYIWKP